The following are encoded together in the Platichthys flesus chromosome 9, fPlaFle2.1, whole genome shotgun sequence genome:
- the LOC133960643 gene encoding retinoic acid-induced protein 2-like encodes MMEGSRDVSGATTQPQTDILSTEVGGREVRCKVDDGATPLAPGDGTGLTKGGLSHPVEPPAPSGVTPTAESPGGVSLKVSTTVLHPMCLGESPLMLPIHLQMAGAAGSQLSQMGAAPYLITSQSPVSLPLVLDQQVLQHMNPSVMPQTANCPQLPLHNSILCQNPLTFGLPAAVDQKSAGQTQDANLLSLLQNPAFAAILQDLFSSQAGSSTCQSPGSTFFPLPSLTPPYSSPLAPLVPPATLLVPYPVIIPLPVPLPIPLPIPIPVPQAEDSKGNMPKPVCTVSKSTQTSPKDTTSPSVLSSRYVPLLQPQHVSLSSLPVEEGQVLDLSIRACPVEPKQEFPILQQDSVLDLSVPGVRKKCVQSCNSSGRDRESAFQSSQDTSGTSLSVACTQSLDSKLLGSLASLEFSRQHKWVVDSSSGGPGSLGQEASLGGAGNLEIVSTSQTAKVIVSVKDAIPAILCGKIKGLSGVSTKNFSIKRDGSKGPSLQQLYGVPSASQGEQHDPNDPLKKVPKNRAIKLKKVSSQEIHFLPIKKQRLAALLPRK; translated from the coding sequence ATGATGGAGGGCAGCCGTGATGTGTCTGGAGCCACGACCCAGCCGCAGACTGACATACTCAGCACAGAGGTCGGAGGAAGAGAAGTCCGTTGTAAAGTGGACGATGGAGCGACGCCACTCGCTCCCGGTGACGGCACAGGACTGACCAAAGGAGGCCTCTCCCACCCGGTGGAGCCCCCTGCCCCGTCGGGGGTGACTCCCACCGCCGAGTCTCCAGGAGGCGTGTCGCTGAAAGTTTCCACAACTGTGCTGCACCCAATGTGTCTGGGAGAGAGCCCACTGATGCTGCCCATTCACCTCCAGATGGCCGGGGCAGCCGGGTCCCAGCTCAGCCAAATGGGGGCAGCACCGTACTTGATAACAAGCCAAAGCCCCGTTTCACTTCCCCTGGTCCTGGATCAGCAGGTCCTCCAGCACATGAATCCCTCTGTCATGCCTCAGACCGCTAACTGTCCGCAGCTGCCGCTCCACAACAGCATCCTATGTCAGAATCCTTTGACGTTTGGTTTACCTGCAGCTGTTGACCAGAAGTCAGCAGGACAGACGCAGGATGCtaacctgctctctctcctccagaatCCAGCTTTTGCTGCCATCTTACAGGACCTCTTCTCCTCACAGGCCGGTTCATCCACCTGTCAGTCACCAGGCTCTACCTTCTTCCCCCTCCCGTCGCTCACACCTCCCTACAGCTCCCCTCTGGCCCCATTGGTCCCTCCTGCCACCCTTCTCGTCCCCTACCCCGTCATCATCCCTCTGCCAGTGCCTCTGCCCATCCCACTCCCCATCCCCATCCCTGTCCCTCAGGCTGAGGATTCAAAGGGGAACATGCCAAAACCAGTTTGCACAGTGAGTAAAAGTACTCAGACTTCTCCAAAAGACACTACCTCTCCTTCGGTGTTGTCTAGCAGATACGTGCCCCTGTTGCAGCCACAACATGTGTCCCTGTCCTCACTTCCTGTAGAAGAAGGACAGGTGTTAGATCTGTCCATCAGGGCGTGTCCAGTTGAGCCAAAACAGGAGTTCCCCATCTTGCAGCAGGACAGTGTGCTTGACTTGTCAGTGCCTGGTGTGAGGAAAAAGTGTGTTCAGTCGTGCAACTCCAGTGGACGAGACAGAGAATCAGCTTTCCAGTCCAGTCAGGATACAAGTGGCACCTCACTGTCAGTTGCATGCACTCAGAGTTTAGATTCCAAGCTCCTGGGCAGTCTGGCCTCACTGGAGTTCAGCCGGCAGCACAAGTGGGTGGTGGACAGCAGCTCCGGTGGGCCGGGCTCCCTGGGTCAGGAGGCGTCGCTCGGCGGGGCCGGAAACCTCGAGATCGTCAGCACCTCACAGACGGCCAAGGTCATCGTCTCTGTGAAGGACGCCATCCCTGCCATCCTGTGCGGGAAGATAAAAGGTCTCTCAGGCGTCTCCACCAAGAACTTCTCCATCAAACGGGACGGCAGCAAGGGGCcgtccctgcagcagctctaCGGAGTGCCGTCGGCGTCCCAGGGAGAACAGCATGACCCCAACGACCCTCTGAAGAAGGTCCCTAAAAACAGAGCTATCAAATTGAAGAAGGTCAGCTCGCAGGAGATCCACTTCCTCCCCATCAAGAAGCAGCGGCTGGCGG